A section of the Leptotrichia sp. HSP-342 genome encodes:
- a CDS encoding metalloregulator ArsR/SmtB family transcription factor has product MDKICENYKNSLYLGLSKIGKCLSSEKRIEILDLLVQGAKTVENISNETGMSIANTSRHLQILKDGNLVVCEKKGNYVVYEIANTQIIDLVYLLIGVGEQQLADIQRIHSEFNDSCMKIRPITLEQAYEMAKNKETLIIDLRPTDEFNSSHIENAINIPMKNLEENMKNLPQNKEIIVYCRGRNCAYANLASKLLNDSGFHAYSLNQSYYDWQKYESF; this is encoded by the coding sequence ATGGATAAAATATGTGAAAATTACAAAAATAGCCTGTATTTAGGATTATCAAAAATAGGAAAATGCCTGTCTAGTGAAAAAAGAATTGAAATACTAGATTTACTTGTACAAGGGGCAAAAACTGTGGAAAATATTTCAAATGAAACAGGGATGAGCATTGCTAATACTTCAAGACATTTGCAGATTTTAAAGGATGGTAATCTAGTTGTCTGTGAAAAAAAGGGAAACTATGTAGTTTATGAGATTGCAAATACACAGATAATAGATTTGGTATACCTTCTGATTGGAGTAGGAGAGCAGCAACTGGCAGACATTCAGCGAATACACAGCGAGTTTAATGACAGCTGCATGAAAATCCGTCCAATTACTTTGGAGCAGGCTTACGAAATGGCAAAAAATAAAGAAACTTTAATAATAGATTTACGTCCGACAGATGAGTTTAATTCAAGCCATATAGAAAATGCAATAAATATTCCAATGAAGAATCTGGAAGAAAATATGAAGAATTTGCCCCAAAATAAAGAAATAATTGTTTATTGCAGAGGACGGAACTGTGCCTATGCAAATTTAGCTTCTAAACTTTTGAATGATAGTGGATTTCATGCTTATAGTCTGAATCAAAGTTATTATGATTGGCAGAAATATGAAAGTTTTTAA
- the trxA gene encoding thioredoxin: MALSLNKDNFEKSIANGVALVDFWAEWCGPCKMQLPIIEEFSGEMEGKATIGKVNVDEELELAQSFGIQSIPTLILFKDGKPVKKLVGLHSKEALYEEVNQVL; encoded by the coding sequence ATGGCATTAAGTTTAAATAAAGATAATTTTGAAAAGAGTATTGCAAATGGAGTTGCTCTAGTAGATTTTTGGGCAGAATGGTGTGGACCTTGTAAAATGCAACTTCCTATTATTGAAGAATTTTCAGGGGAAATGGAAGGAAAAGCTACAATAGGAAAAGTAAATGTAGATGAAGAACTAGAATTAGCACAATCTTTTGGAATCCAAAGTATTCCTACATTAATTTTATTCAAGGATGGAAAACCTGTAAAAAAATTAGTTGGATTACATTCAAAAGAAGCACTTTATGAAGAAGTAAACCAAGTCCTATAG
- the trxB gene encoding thioredoxin-disulfide reductase, whose product MYDSIIIGSGPAGLTAAIYLSRAGLKNIIINGMEPGGQLTTTTEVENFPGFPQGISGPQLIKDIKAQSKNFGTEFLQAVVKDIENVENNGKKTFKLHLDNGNIIEAKTVILSTGASAKYLGIENEKENIGKGVSACATCDGFFYRGKDVVVIGGGDTAMEEAIFLTKFVNKVTIINRRDVLRASAIMQQRARDNEKIEWKLDYTPKKVLADEKVTGIELLNNKTGEIETLAADGIFVAIGRTPNTKFLEGKVEIDDRGYIITKGKSSKTSTAGIFAAGDVQDSKYQQAIIAAGSGAIAGLDVEEYLRENNL is encoded by the coding sequence ATGTATGATTCAATAATTATAGGATCAGGACCAGCAGGACTGACAGCCGCAATTTATCTAAGCCGTGCTGGATTAAAAAATATAATAATAAATGGAATGGAACCAGGTGGACAATTGACAACCACAACAGAAGTTGAAAATTTTCCTGGATTTCCACAAGGAATTTCAGGTCCGCAGCTAATAAAAGACATAAAGGCTCAATCTAAAAATTTTGGAACTGAATTCCTACAGGCAGTTGTAAAAGATATTGAAAATGTAGAAAATAATGGTAAGAAAACATTTAAATTACATTTAGATAACGGAAATATCATAGAAGCAAAAACAGTAATTTTATCAACAGGGGCAAGTGCAAAATACCTTGGAATTGAAAATGAAAAAGAAAATATAGGAAAAGGTGTTAGTGCATGTGCAACTTGTGACGGATTTTTCTACCGTGGAAAAGATGTTGTCGTAATTGGTGGTGGAGATACTGCGATGGAAGAAGCTATATTTTTAACAAAATTTGTAAACAAAGTTACTATCATTAACAGAAGAGATGTATTACGTGCCTCTGCAATTATGCAACAAAGAGCAAGAGATAATGAAAAAATTGAGTGGAAATTAGACTATACTCCAAAAAAAGTGCTAGCTGATGAAAAAGTTACAGGAATAGAGCTTTTAAATAACAAAACAGGCGAAATCGAAACTTTAGCAGCAGATGGAATTTTTGTGGCAATTGGAAGAACTCCAAATACAAAATTCCTTGAAGGAAAAGTCGAAATTGACGATAGAGGCTACATTATAACAAAAGGAAAATCCTCTAAAACAAGTACTGCCGGAATCTTTGCAGCAGGAGATGTCCAAGATAGCAAATATCAACAAGCAATAATTGCAGCTGGAAGTGGTGCCATTGCAGGACTTGATGTAGAAGAATATTTAAGAGAAAATAACTTATAA
- a CDS encoding C40 family peptidase has protein sequence MRKNKFLTAVCMLSAFVGSNLHAKTSKTKKIDKAKTSHKPANNRKSHSAGNTGIYGISSNNKNALIETKMTELRQRHAKAMASGSTQERKKAAVERKLLTSYKKWRGTKYAWGGDSKEGIDCSALTRRVYREAFNKELPRVSQQQIKKGARVSAKNLKSGDIVYFRPGNRTSHTAVYVGNSLFINASSSKGVVMSSLKSPYWRKYFKYGVRAHNA, from the coding sequence ATGAGAAAAAATAAGTTTTTAACGGCAGTCTGCATGTTATCAGCTTTTGTAGGCTCAAATTTACATGCAAAAACCTCAAAAACTAAAAAAATTGATAAAGCGAAAACTTCTCACAAACCTGCAAATAATAGAAAAAGTCATAGTGCAGGAAATACAGGAATTTATGGCATTTCTTCAAATAATAAAAATGCTCTTATTGAGACAAAAATGACAGAATTAAGACAAAGACATGCTAAAGCAATGGCTTCGGGTTCTACTCAGGAAAGAAAAAAAGCAGCTGTTGAAAGAAAACTTTTGACATCTTATAAAAAATGGAGAGGTACAAAATATGCATGGGGTGGAGATTCTAAAGAGGGGATTGACTGTTCGGCTTTAACACGTAGAGTTTACCGTGAAGCCTTTAATAAAGAACTTCCTAGAGTTTCACAACAACAAATAAAAAAAGGGGCAAGAGTATCTGCGAAAAACTTGAAATCAGGAGATATTGTCTATTTCAGACCAGGTAATAGAACGAGCCATACAGCAGTTTATGTTGGAAATTCATTGTTCATAAATGCTTCATCTTCAAAAGGAGTTGTAATGTCTTCATTAAAAAGTCCTTATTGGAGAAAATATTTTAAGTACGGAGTAAGAGCTCATAATGCATAA
- a CDS encoding META domain-containing protein — translation MKRVFILIGIVLMFIVNCFVLSAAKTVNLNGTSWELSEIKQNGLNLQIPSNTKITVSFSGNKINGFSGINKFNGTYRIRDFVLSTTLNTTLMGGSEELMNFEMAFLDILQSSPRISYNANTLTLKNRNGNTLTFRKNSNNNQSDSNSLSNLTKELSDTKWELVKIDRKEMKDIFSPNDDGITISFSGNRISGNSGVNNYFCDYIVTAGNITVGTIGSTKIAGPDNLMKLERQYLEILQNAKKISLTNNKTTLIFTTDSGKTLIFEKI, via the coding sequence ATGAAAAGAGTATTTATTTTAATCGGGATTGTTTTGATGTTTATTGTTAATTGTTTTGTTTTAAGTGCAGCTAAAACTGTTAATTTGAATGGTACTTCGTGGGAATTATCGGAAATTAAGCAAAATGGTTTAAATTTACAGATTCCAAGCAATACTAAAATTACCGTTAGTTTTTCTGGAAATAAAATAAATGGATTTTCAGGAATAAATAAATTTAATGGAACTTATCGAATTAGAGATTTTGTTTTATCAACTACTTTAAATACGACATTAATGGGTGGATCTGAAGAATTAATGAACTTTGAAATGGCATTTTTGGATATTTTACAATCTTCACCAAGAATAAGTTACAATGCAAACACTTTGACTTTGAAAAATAGAAATGGTAATACTTTAACTTTTAGAAAAAATTCAAATAATAATCAATCAGATTCAAATTCTTTGTCAAATCTAACTAAAGAATTATCTGATACAAAATGGGAACTTGTTAAAATAGACAGAAAAGAAATGAAAGATATATTTTCGCCAAATGATGATGGTATTACAATTTCATTTTCAGGAAATAGAATAAGTGGTAATTCAGGAGTTAATAATTATTTTTGTGATTATATAGTGACAGCAGGAAATATTACAGTTGGAACTATTGGATCTACGAAAATAGCTGGTCCTGATAATTTAATGAAACTTGAAAGACAATATTTGGAAATTTTACAAAATGCTAAAAAAATTAGCTTAACTAACAACAAGACAACTTTAATATTTACAACAGATAGCGGAAAAACATTGATATTCGAAAAAATATAA
- a CDS encoding PhzF family phenazine biosynthesis protein, whose product MKQYIIDAFTDTLFSGNQAAVCILDEWLSDETMLLIAKENNLSETAFLVKQKIKNVYKLRWFTPGGEIDLCGHATLACAFVVMNYYEKNLKTLIFDTLSGELTVNRKNKNLYELDFPVYDLKKIEITDEIVELIGKKPIEAYLGRDLMCVFDDEEFILNANLDSEKIKKLDGLLLHITAQHSNSNLDCKIKNKIDKIDCISRSFAPKLNIYEDPVCGSGHCHIAPYWMKKLQKENLITYQASERSGTLYCSLADDGRMKMNGKATLFAISEIFI is encoded by the coding sequence ATGAAACAATATATAATTGACGCTTTTACCGATACGCTTTTTTCAGGCAACCAGGCCGCGGTATGTATTTTGGATGAGTGGCTTTCTGATGAAACTATGCTTTTAATTGCAAAAGAAAACAATTTATCTGAAACAGCTTTTTTAGTAAAACAAAAAATTAAAAATGTATACAAACTCCGTTGGTTTACGCCAGGCGGAGAAATTGACTTATGTGGACATGCTACACTTGCCTGTGCTTTTGTAGTTATGAATTATTACGAGAAAAATTTAAAAACTCTGATTTTTGATACACTAAGTGGTGAATTGACTGTAAATAGAAAAAATAAAAATTTATATGAACTTGATTTTCCAGTTTATGATTTGAAAAAAATCGAAATAACTGATGAAATAGTAGAATTAATTGGAAAAAAACCAATTGAAGCATATCTGGGACGAGATTTAATGTGTGTCTTTGATGATGAGGAATTTATTTTAAATGCAAATTTAGATTCTGAAAAAATAAAAAAACTTGATGGTTTATTACTTCATATTACTGCTCAGCATAGTAATAGCAATTTGGATTGTAAAATAAAAAACAAAATTGACAAAATTGACTGTATTTCTCGTTCTTTTGCTCCTAAATTAAATATTTACGAAGACCCTGTCTGCGGCTCTGGACACTGCCATATTGCTCCCTACTGGATGAAAAAACTGCAAAAGGAAAATTTAATCACTTATCAGGCTTCAGAACGAAGTGGAACACTTTACTGCAGCCTAGCAGATGATGGAAGAATGAAAATGAATGGAAAAGCAACTTTATTTGCAATTTCAGAAATTTTTATATAG
- a CDS encoding EamA family transporter, with the protein MPLVKWALVLNVIWKIEGDVNIQSIIQVMIVVILGTSIAYLIYIASLNYISSSLAGILTAFEPVLAAILSVAIFGLKFSFIELIGFLLVFVSIFVLEKRL; encoded by the coding sequence ATTCCGTTAGTTAAATGGGCTTTAGTATTAAATGTTATTTGGAAAATTGAAGGAGATGTAAATATACAATCAATCATTCAAGTAATGATTGTTGTAATTTTAGGAACTTCTATAGCCTATTTAATTTATATAGCAAGCCTAAACTATATTTCTTCTTCTCTTGCAGGAATTTTAACAGCTTTTGAGCCTGTACTGGCAGCAATATTATCGGTTGCTATTTTTGGCTTAAAATTTTCTTTTATTGAGTTAATTGGTTTTTTACTAGTTTTTGTTTCTATATTTGTTTTGGAAAAGAGATTGTAG